One stretch of Thalassophryne amazonica chromosome 17, fThaAma1.1, whole genome shotgun sequence DNA includes these proteins:
- the nxnl2 gene encoding nucleoredoxin-like protein 2 translates to MAEVFSGRTLLNKDGDFVEVEEALRNKVVGIYFSAGWCPPCRDFTPILCDFYTELVDEAEPPAQFEIVFVSSDKSSDDMVEYYHDMHGDWLALPWTDDYKHELKKRYKITAVPKLVIVKENGDVITDKGRKQIRDRGLACFRSWLDAAEIFQNFKG, encoded by the exons ATGGCAGAAGTGTTCTCCGGACGGACACTCCTGAATAAAGACGGAGACTTCGTGGAGGTTGAAGAAGCGCTGAGGAACAAAGTGGTGGGGATTTATTTCTCCGCCGGCTGGTGTCCTCCGTGTCGAGACTTCACTCCCATCCTCTGCGACTTCTACACTGAACTTGTGGACGAGGCCGAACCTCCGGCTCAGTTTGAGATCGTTTTTGTGTCCTCCGATAAATCGAGCGACGACATGGTGGAATATTATCACGACATGCACGGAGACTGGCTGGCACTGCCGTGGACGGACGACTACAAACA TGAGTTGAAGAAGAGGTATAAGATCACAGCTGTGCCCAAACTGGTGATCGTGAAGGAGAACGGCGACGTGATCACGGACAAGGGCAGGAAACAGATCAGAGACAGAGGTCTGGCCTGCTTCAGGTCCTGGTTAGATGCTGCAGAGATCTTTCAGAACTTCAAGGGTTAG